The Thalassotalea sp. 273M-4 genome includes a region encoding these proteins:
- the aceF gene encoding dihydrolipoyllysine-residue acetyltransferase: MSDIKQVLVPDVGGDEVEIIELCVAVGDTVEAEDAIVSVETDKASMDIPAPYAGTITELKVNVGDKISQDDLIAMIQVAGEGASAEAESAPAVEAPVESAPVEAPAAQDVAEAAPVATGGTSVIEVNVPDIGEDGEVEIIEVLVAPGDIIEAEDGLITLETDKATMDVPAPEAGKVVDVKVSVGDKIGEGGLILTLEVSGGEEAPAPVAKAAEAPAKEATVVAAPAPAQQKPAPVPHHPSAGEKQSKGSIYASPSIRRLAREFGVDLTQVKGSGNKGRILKEDVQSYVKYELSRPKATANSAVASGAGGLQVIAQPKVDHSKFGEVEVVPLTRIQKISGPNLHRNWVTIPHVTQFDEADITEVEAFRKAENVLAEKKQLGFKITPLVFLMKAVAKAMATYPVFNSSLSEDGESLIMKKYCNIGVAVDTPNGLVVPVVRDVDKKGIYELSKELLEISKKARDGKLKAADMQGSCFTISSLGGIGGTKFTPIVNAPDVAILGVSKSEMKPKWNGKDFEPRLMLPLSLSYDHRVIDGAVGARFIVELSAVMADIRKLVL, translated from the coding sequence ATGTCTGATATTAAACAAGTTCTAGTCCCTGATGTTGGTGGTGATGAAGTTGAAATCATTGAGCTTTGTGTTGCCGTTGGTGACACAGTTGAAGCTGAAGATGCCATTGTCAGTGTTGAAACTGATAAAGCATCAATGGATATTCCAGCGCCATACGCTGGTACCATCACAGAATTAAAAGTGAATGTGGGCGATAAAATCTCTCAAGATGATTTAATTGCGATGATTCAAGTGGCCGGTGAAGGTGCAAGTGCTGAAGCAGAATCTGCTCCAGCCGTTGAGGCTCCTGTTGAATCGGCACCCGTTGAAGCACCAGCAGCACAAGATGTGGCCGAAGCTGCACCTGTGGCAACGGGTGGTACATCGGTTATCGAAGTCAACGTACCTGATATTGGTGAAGATGGTGAAGTTGAAATCATCGAAGTTTTGGTGGCACCAGGTGACATCATTGAAGCCGAAGATGGTTTAATTACCTTAGAAACTGACAAAGCAACCATGGACGTACCAGCGCCAGAAGCGGGTAAAGTGGTTGATGTTAAAGTTAGCGTGGGTGATAAAATTGGCGAAGGCGGTTTAATCTTAACGCTTGAAGTAAGTGGTGGCGAAGAGGCTCCTGCTCCAGTGGCGAAAGCCGCTGAAGCGCCAGCAAAAGAAGCTACCGTTGTAGCCGCTCCGGCGCCAGCACAGCAAAAACCAGCACCAGTACCACATCACCCAAGTGCAGGCGAGAAGCAAAGCAAAGGTTCGATTTACGCATCACCTTCAATTCGTCGTCTAGCGCGTGAATTTGGCGTTGACTTAACGCAAGTCAAAGGCAGTGGTAACAAAGGTCGTATTCTTAAAGAAGACGTTCAAAGTTACGTAAAATACGAACTTTCGCGTCCAAAAGCGACGGCAAATTCTGCGGTTGCAAGTGGTGCCGGTGGTTTACAAGTTATTGCGCAACCAAAAGTTGACCACAGCAAGTTTGGTGAGGTAGAAGTTGTTCCATTAACTCGTATTCAAAAGATTTCAGGTCCTAACCTACACCGTAACTGGGTAACCATTCCACACGTTACTCAGTTTGATGAAGCGGATATCACCGAAGTTGAAGCGTTCCGTAAGGCCGAAAACGTATTAGCTGAGAAAAAACAACTTGGTTTTAAGATCACTCCTTTGGTGTTCTTAATGAAAGCGGTTGCGAAAGCGATGGCGACATACCCAGTATTTAACTCAAGCTTGAGTGAAGATGGCGAAAGCTTGATCATGAAAAAATACTGCAACATCGGTGTGGCCGTAGATACACCGAACGGTTTGGTTGTCCCGGTTGTTCGCGATGTTGACAAAAAAGGTATTTACGAGCTGTCAAAAGAGCTTCTTGAAATTTCGAAGAAGGCGCGTGATGGCAAGCTTAAAGCTGCGGATATGCAGGGCAGTTGTTTTACCATTTCTAGTCTAGGTGGTATTGGTGGTACTAAGTTTACACCAATTGTTAATGCACCAGATGTGGCTATTTTAGGTGTTTCTAAATCAGAAATGAAACCTAAATGGAATGGCAAAGACTTTGAGCCACGCTTAATGTTGCCATTGTCATTATCTTACGATCACCGTGTTATTGACGGTGCTGTAGGTGCTCGTTTTATCGTAGAACTTTCTGCGGTTATGGCCGACATTCGTAAGTTGGTTTTATAA
- the acnB gene encoding bifunctional aconitate hydratase 2/2-methylisocitrate dehydratase, with amino-acid sequence MLQDYRKHVEERAAEGIVPKPLDAEQVAQLVELVKNPPAGEEEFILDLLANRVPPGVDDAAYVKAGFLAAVAKGEASSPILSADRATELLGTMLGGYNIQPMIDLLDDDALAGTAAKGLASTLLMFDAFFDVKEKADAGNAHAKQVMQDWADAKWFTDKPAVAEKITVKVFKVTGETNTDDLSPAPDAWSRPDIPLHAKAMLKMEREGITPDENGAVGPLKQIEELQKDGIPLAYVGDVVGTGSSRKSATNSVLWFMGEDIPYVPNKRSGGVCLGGKIAPIFYNTMEDSGALPIQLDVQKMNMGDVIDIYPYEGVVKRSGTDEVISTFKLSSVLLDEVRAGGRIPLIIGRGLTGRAREALGLAETDMFAKPQDITDSGKGYTLAQKMVGKACGVDGVRPGQYCEPKMTTVGSQDTTGPMTRDELKDLACLGFSADLTMQSFCHTSAYPKPVDVNTHHTLPDFIMNRGGVSLRPGDGIIHSWLNRMLLPDTVGTGGDSHTRFPLGISFPAGSGLVAFAAATGVMPLDMPESVLVRFKGEMQPGITLRDLVHAIPYYGIKNGLLTVEKAGKINEFSGRILEIEGLKGLTVEQAFELSDASAERSAAGCTIKLEEESVKEYLESNIVMLKWMISEGYGDVRTIERRINAMQEWLDNPALMQADADAEYAHVIEIDLADIKEPIVCCPNDPDDAKLLSDVAGDSIDEVFIGSCMTNIGHFRAAGKLLEDFGGVLNTRLWVAPPTKMDRDQLTEEGYYSIYGKAGVRIETPGCSLCMGNQARVADKATVLSTSTRNFPNRLGNGANVYLTSAELAAVGAIVGRLPTVEEYMQYSAKIDTTAADTYRYLNFHKMESYTKKAKEVVIAQSEA; translated from the coding sequence GTGCTTCAAGATTATCGCAAACACGTAGAAGAACGTGCGGCTGAGGGAATTGTGCCTAAGCCATTAGACGCCGAGCAAGTTGCTCAATTAGTAGAACTTGTTAAAAATCCACCTGCGGGTGAAGAAGAATTCATTCTAGATCTTTTAGCCAATCGCGTGCCTCCAGGGGTTGACGATGCGGCGTATGTAAAAGCCGGTTTTCTAGCGGCTGTTGCCAAAGGCGAAGCTAGCTCACCAATCTTATCTGCAGATCGTGCAACCGAATTATTAGGTACCATGTTAGGCGGTTACAACATTCAACCAATGATTGATTTGCTTGACGATGATGCCCTAGCCGGCACCGCTGCAAAAGGTCTAGCAAGTACTTTGCTAATGTTTGATGCATTTTTTGATGTTAAAGAAAAAGCTGATGCCGGAAATGCGCACGCCAAACAAGTGATGCAAGATTGGGCCGATGCGAAGTGGTTTACTGACAAGCCAGCCGTTGCTGAAAAAATTACGGTGAAAGTCTTTAAAGTAACGGGTGAAACCAACACCGATGACTTATCTCCTGCACCCGATGCATGGTCGCGCCCAGACATTCCTTTACACGCTAAAGCCATGCTTAAAATGGAACGTGAAGGCATTACTCCTGACGAAAACGGTGCTGTTGGTCCATTAAAGCAAATCGAAGAATTACAAAAAGATGGCATCCCATTAGCCTATGTTGGTGATGTTGTTGGTACCGGTTCTTCTCGTAAATCAGCCACTAACTCTGTGTTATGGTTTATGGGTGAAGACATTCCTTATGTACCAAACAAACGTTCTGGTGGTGTTTGTCTTGGTGGCAAAATTGCCCCTATTTTTTACAACACGATGGAAGACTCAGGTGCGTTACCTATCCAGTTAGACGTGCAAAAAATGAATATGGGCGATGTCATCGATATCTACCCATACGAAGGTGTTGTTAAACGCTCAGGTACTGATGAGGTTATCTCTACATTCAAGCTAAGCTCTGTATTGCTTGACGAAGTTCGTGCTGGTGGTCGTATTCCTCTTATCATTGGTCGTGGTTTAACAGGTCGCGCTCGTGAAGCCTTAGGCCTTGCAGAAACCGATATGTTTGCAAAACCACAAGACATTACCGATTCGGGTAAAGGTTACACCTTAGCGCAAAAGATGGTTGGTAAAGCCTGTGGTGTTGACGGTGTGCGTCCAGGTCAATACTGTGAACCAAAAATGACCACCGTCGGTTCGCAAGATACAACCGGTCCTATGACCCGTGACGAGCTAAAAGATTTAGCCTGTTTAGGGTTCTCTGCCGATTTAACCATGCAGTCATTTTGTCACACTTCAGCTTACCCTAAGCCTGTTGATGTGAACACTCATCACACCTTACCAGACTTTATTATGAACCGTGGTGGTGTATCATTACGCCCAGGCGATGGTATTATCCACTCCTGGTTAAACCGTATGCTATTACCAGATACTGTTGGTACCGGTGGTGACTCGCATACTCGCTTCCCATTAGGTATTTCGTTCCCAGCTGGCTCAGGTTTAGTTGCATTTGCTGCCGCAACCGGTGTTATGCCTCTTGATATGCCTGAATCTGTATTGGTTCGTTTTAAAGGTGAAATGCAACCAGGTATCACTTTACGTGACCTTGTACACGCCATTCCTTATTACGGCATTAAAAACGGCCTATTAACCGTTGAAAAAGCGGGTAAGATCAATGAATTCTCGGGTCGAATTCTCGAAATCGAAGGTCTTAAAGGCTTAACGGTTGAGCAAGCATTCGAGCTTTCTGATGCGTCTGCTGAACGCTCTGCTGCAGGTTGTACGATTAAACTTGAAGAAGAGTCGGTTAAAGAATACCTAGAATCTAACATCGTGATGCTTAAGTGGATGATCAGCGAAGGTTACGGTGATGTTCGCACCATCGAGCGTCGTATCAATGCGATGCAAGAGTGGCTAGACAATCCGGCATTAATGCAAGCCGATGCAGATGCCGAATACGCCCACGTCATTGAAATCGACTTAGCCGACATTAAAGAGCCTATCGTATGTTGTCCAAACGACCCAGACGATGCCAAGCTGTTATCTGACGTTGCTGGCGATAGCATTGACGAAGTCTTTATCGGTTCATGTATGACCAACATTGGTCACTTCCGTGCGGCAGGTAAATTACTCGAAGATTTTGGTGGCGTGCTTAACACCCGCTTATGGGTTGCACCGCCAACGAAAATGGACAGAGATCAATTAACCGAAGAAGGTTACTATTCTATTTACGGCAAAGCTGGGGTTCGTATTGAAACGCCAGGCTGTTCATTGTGTATGGGTAACCAAGCGCGCGTGGCAGACAAAGCGACTGTATTGTCAACATCGACTCGTAACTTCCCTAACCGTTTAGGTAATGGCGCCAATGTTTACTTAACCTCAGCTGAGCTTGCTGCGGTAGGTGCGATTGTAGGGCGTTTACCTACGGTTGAAGAATACATGCAGTATTCGGCGAAAATTGACACCACGGCCGCAGATACATATCGCTACTTAAATTTCCATAAAATGGAAAGTTACACCAAAAAAGCGAAAGAAGTGGTTATCGCCCAAAGCGAAGCATAA
- the aceE gene encoding pyruvate dehydrogenase (acetyl-transferring), homodimeric type yields the protein MADTLNHDIDPQETQEWLESMEAVLEQEGPERAHQLLETLIDRARRGGTHLPFDATTAYVNTVPVNQEPHMPADQTIESRIRAAIRWNALALVLRASKKDLELGGHIGSFASSAMLYDVGFNHIFKASSEKDGGDFIFAQGHISPGIYSRAFLEGRLTEEQMDNFRQEVDGNGLSSYPHPHLMPDFWQFPTVSMGLGPLQAIYTARFLKYLTDRGIKDCSDQRVYCFLGDGETDEPESLGAIGLAAREGLDNLTFIINCNLQRLDGPVRGNGKIIQELEGTFRGAGWEVVKVIWGSYWDALIARDTSGKLLQLMNETVDGEYQNFKAKGGKYTRENFFNKYPETAALVANMSDEDIYRLNRGGHDPVKVFTAYKKAMETKGRPTVILAKTVKGFGLGAAGEGLNIAHNVKKLDVEQIKYFRNRFNIPVSDEDIADLPYFRFPEDSEEYKYMKARREALGGSLPARSLEAKDEELEIPQLKAFDAVLKGSGEREVSSTMQFVRILSSLLKDKKIGKRVVPIIPDEARTFGMEGLFRQVGIYAHEGQKYVPQDADQVAYYREDKKGQVLQEGINELGAMASWVASGTSYSTCDYTTIPFYVYYSMFGFQRVGDLAWAAGDSQAKGFLVGATAGRTTLNGEGLQHQDGHSHVQANLIPNCVTYDPTYGYEVAVIVREGLRRMYQENENVFFYLTLMNENYQHPEMPADAEEGIIKGIYKLDTVKPSANAKANVQLMGSGTILLQVREAARILAEDFGISSDVYSVTSYNELAREGNDVARWNMLHPEAEQKVPHIAKVITPENGPAISATDYVKAYSDQLRGFINTDYRVLGTDGFGRSDSRANLRRHFEVDHNYIVVASLYELAKRGEIEMSVVTKAINDFGIDTEKLNPLYA from the coding sequence ATGGCTGATACACTAAATCACGATATCGACCCTCAAGAAACGCAAGAGTGGCTCGAATCTATGGAAGCCGTTTTGGAACAAGAAGGTCCAGAGCGTGCTCATCAGTTACTTGAAACATTGATTGACCGTGCTCGTCGTGGTGGTACACACTTACCATTTGACGCCACAACTGCCTACGTTAACACCGTACCAGTAAATCAAGAACCTCATATGCCTGCCGATCAAACCATTGAATCTCGCATTCGTGCTGCGATTCGTTGGAATGCACTAGCCTTGGTATTACGCGCGTCGAAAAAAGACCTAGAATTGGGTGGTCACATCGGTTCTTTCGCATCTTCTGCAATGTTATACGATGTCGGTTTTAACCACATTTTTAAAGCATCAAGCGAAAAAGACGGTGGCGATTTTATTTTCGCTCAAGGTCATATTTCTCCGGGTATCTACTCGCGTGCGTTCTTAGAAGGTCGTTTAACCGAAGAGCAAATGGACAACTTCCGTCAAGAAGTTGATGGTAACGGTTTATCATCGTACCCACACCCACACTTGATGCCAGACTTTTGGCAGTTCCCAACCGTGTCTATGGGCTTAGGTCCATTGCAAGCGATTTACACTGCACGTTTCTTAAAGTACTTAACAGACCGTGGTATTAAAGACTGTTCAGATCAACGTGTTTACTGTTTCTTAGGTGATGGTGAAACCGATGAGCCAGAATCATTAGGTGCCATTGGCCTTGCCGCCCGCGAAGGTTTAGACAACTTAACGTTTATCATTAACTGTAACTTACAGCGTTTGGATGGTCCGGTACGTGGTAACGGTAAAATCATTCAAGAACTTGAAGGCACATTCCGTGGCGCCGGCTGGGAAGTGGTTAAAGTTATTTGGGGTTCATACTGGGATGCGTTAATTGCTCGTGATACGTCTGGCAAGTTATTGCAACTGATGAACGAAACCGTTGACGGTGAGTACCAAAACTTTAAAGCGAAAGGCGGTAAATACACTCGTGAGAACTTCTTCAACAAGTACCCTGAAACGGCTGCGCTTGTTGCCAACATGTCTGATGAAGACATCTACCGCTTAAACCGTGGTGGTCACGATCCGGTTAAAGTTTTCACGGCTTACAAAAAAGCCATGGAAACCAAAGGTCGTCCAACCGTTATTCTAGCGAAAACCGTTAAAGGGTTTGGTTTAGGTGCTGCTGGTGAAGGTCTGAACATCGCTCACAACGTTAAAAAGCTTGACGTTGAGCAAATCAAATACTTCCGTAACCGCTTTAACATCCCAGTATCGGATGAAGATATTGCTGACTTACCATACTTCAGATTCCCAGAAGACTCTGAAGAGTACAAGTACATGAAAGCTCGTCGTGAAGCTTTAGGTGGTTCATTACCAGCGCGTTCATTAGAAGCAAAAGATGAAGAGCTAGAAATTCCACAATTAAAAGCATTCGATGCGGTTCTTAAAGGTTCTGGTGAGCGTGAAGTTTCATCAACCATGCAATTTGTACGTATCTTAAGCAGCTTATTAAAAGATAAGAAAATCGGTAAGCGTGTTGTGCCTATTATCCCTGATGAAGCACGTACGTTTGGTATGGAAGGTTTATTCCGTCAAGTGGGTATTTACGCACACGAAGGGCAAAAATACGTACCACAAGATGCTGATCAAGTTGCTTACTACCGTGAAGACAAAAAAGGTCAGGTACTACAAGAAGGTATTAACGAATTAGGTGCAATGGCGTCATGGGTTGCTTCAGGTACGTCTTACTCAACATGTGATTACACCACGATTCCGTTCTATGTTTACTACTCAATGTTTGGTTTCCAACGTGTAGGTGACTTAGCGTGGGCAGCGGGCGATAGCCAAGCGAAAGGTTTCTTAGTTGGTGCAACCGCTGGTCGTACAACCCTAAATGGTGAAGGTCTACAACACCAAGATGGTCACTCGCATGTTCAAGCGAACTTAATTCCAAACTGTGTAACGTACGATCCAACATACGGCTACGAAGTTGCTGTGATTGTTCGTGAAGGTTTACGCAGAATGTATCAGGAGAACGAAAACGTTTTCTTCTACTTGACCCTGATGAACGAAAACTACCAGCACCCAGAAATGCCAGCGGATGCAGAAGAAGGTATCATTAAAGGTATTTACAAACTTGATACGGTTAAGCCAAGCGCTAACGCCAAAGCCAACGTTCAGTTAATGGGTTCAGGCACGATCTTATTACAAGTAAGAGAAGCGGCTCGCATTCTAGCCGAAGACTTTGGTATTTCTTCTGACGTTTACTCAGTGACGTCATACAACGAGCTAGCTCGTGAAGGTAACGACGTTGCACGCTGGAACATGCTTCACCCAGAAGCTGAACAAAAAGTACCACACATTGCAAAAGTGATCACACCTGAAAACGGTCCGGCCATTTCAGCAACCGACTATGTGAAAGCATACTCTGACCAATTACGTGGTTTTATCAATACCGATTACCGCGTGTTAGGTACTGACGGTTTTGGTCGCTCAGACAGCCGTGCAAACTTACGTCGTCATTTTGAAGTTGATCACAACTACATTGTTGTTGCGTCATTGTACGAATTAGCCAAACGTGGCGAAATTGAAATGTCTGTTGTTACTAAAGCGATTAACGACTTTGGTATCGACACCGAAAAACTTAACCCGCTTTACGCATAA
- the lpdA gene encoding dihydrolipoyl dehydrogenase, with product MSNDIKTQVVVLGAGPGGYSAAFRAADLGLDVVLVESRATLGGVCLNVGCIPSKALLHVAKVIDDAAAMASHGVTFGAPQIDLDKIRSWKEDVIGQLTGGLSGMSKARKVNTVTGYGKFTGSNTIAVEGSDGSVTNITFDNAIIAAGSSVIDLPFIPNDDPRVIDSTGALELKDVPEEMLVLGGGIIGLEMGTVYNALGSNVSVVEFADQLVPAADKDIVKVYTNYNKKKFNIMLSTKVVAVDAKEDGLYVTFEGKNAPEGQVRYDKILVAVGRKPNGHLVAADKAGVNVDERGFINVTNELRTNVNHIFAIGDVVGQPMLAHKAVHEAHVAAEVIAGKKHVFDPRCIPSIAYTDPEMAWVGVTEREAKEQGLNIEVANFPWAASGRAIASARTEGKTKMIFEKDTGRVLGGAIVGINAGEMLGEICLAVEMGADAEDVGLTIHAHPTLNESIGLAAEIFEGSITDLPNAKAVKKKKK from the coding sequence ATGAGTAACGATATCAAAACTCAGGTAGTTGTTTTAGGAGCTGGCCCTGGTGGTTATTCAGCTGCGTTTCGTGCAGCCGATCTTGGCTTAGACGTAGTATTAGTTGAAAGTCGTGCAACCTTAGGTGGCGTTTGTTTGAACGTTGGTTGTATTCCATCAAAAGCATTACTTCATGTCGCTAAAGTGATTGACGATGCTGCTGCTATGGCATCACACGGTGTTACTTTCGGTGCACCACAAATTGATTTAGATAAAATTCGTAGCTGGAAAGAAGATGTTATCGGTCAATTAACTGGCGGATTGTCAGGTATGTCTAAGGCTCGTAAAGTAAACACGGTTACCGGTTACGGTAAGTTTACAGGTAGTAACACCATTGCCGTTGAAGGTTCAGATGGTAGCGTTACTAACATTACCTTTGATAACGCAATCATTGCTGCTGGCTCTTCTGTTATTGATTTACCTTTCATTCCAAACGATGACCCTCGCGTTATCGATTCAACTGGTGCACTTGAGCTTAAAGACGTACCAGAAGAAATGTTGGTATTAGGTGGCGGTATCATCGGCCTTGAAATGGGTACGGTATACAACGCTCTAGGTTCTAACGTATCTGTTGTTGAGTTTGCTGACCAATTAGTTCCGGCTGCAGATAAAGACATCGTTAAGGTTTATACCAACTACAACAAGAAAAAATTCAACATCATGTTATCTACGAAAGTGGTAGCCGTTGATGCTAAAGAAGACGGTTTATACGTAACTTTCGAAGGCAAGAATGCCCCTGAAGGTCAAGTACGTTACGACAAGATCTTAGTTGCTGTTGGTCGTAAGCCAAATGGTCACTTAGTGGCTGCGGATAAAGCGGGTGTTAATGTTGATGAGCGTGGCTTTATCAATGTAACTAACGAATTACGCACGAACGTAAACCACATTTTTGCCATTGGTGATGTTGTAGGTCAGCCAATGTTAGCGCACAAAGCGGTACATGAAGCACACGTTGCAGCGGAAGTTATCGCAGGTAAGAAGCACGTTTTCGACCCTCGTTGTATTCCATCTATCGCCTACACAGATCCAGAAATGGCGTGGGTAGGTGTTACTGAGCGTGAAGCGAAAGAGCAAGGCTTAAACATCGAAGTTGCGAACTTCCCTTGGGCTGCATCTGGTCGTGCGATCGCCTCGGCTCGTACCGAAGGTAAAACCAAAATGATCTTCGAAAAAGATACGGGTCGCGTACTTGGTGGTGCCATTGTTGGTATCAATGCCGGTGAAATGTTAGGTGAAATCTGTTTGGCGGTTGAAATGGGCGCTGATGCAGAAGATGTTGGTTTAACCATTCATGCTCACCCAACACTAAATGAGTCAATTGGTTTGGCAGCAGAGATCTTTGAAGGCTCTATTACTGACTTACCAAACGCTAAAGCGGTTAAAAAGAAGAAAAAATAA
- the ampD gene encoding 1,6-anhydro-N-acetylmuramyl-L-alanine amidase AmpD, translated as MQSKFSINNGWLKISSDQTKAKASHGQSLISHQLSPHHDQREQGEISLLVIHNISLPPGKFGSHHITDLFLGRLDPSDDPSFADIYQLKVSAHCLIRRNGEVIQYVPFDKRAWHAGVSCFDGRERCNDFSIGIELEGTDSLAYTDAQYCVLENISQAIMQAYPKITKDRIKGHCDIAPERKTDPGESFDWVRYKSALNS; from the coding sequence ATGCAATCAAAGTTTAGCATCAACAATGGTTGGCTAAAAATTAGCTCAGATCAGACCAAAGCGAAAGCGAGTCATGGTCAATCACTCATTAGCCATCAGTTGTCGCCCCACCATGATCAACGAGAACAAGGCGAAATAAGTTTATTGGTGATTCATAATATTTCATTACCACCAGGAAAATTTGGTAGTCACCATATAACGGATTTATTTTTAGGACGTTTAGATCCAAGCGATGATCCCAGTTTTGCAGACATTTATCAGCTTAAAGTTTCGGCTCACTGTTTAATTCGGCGCAATGGAGAGGTGATCCAATACGTGCCATTTGATAAAAGAGCATGGCATGCAGGCGTGTCTTGCTTTGACGGACGTGAACGCTGTAATGACTTTTCAATAGGTATTGAGCTTGAAGGGACCGATTCTTTAGCCTACACAGATGCGCAATATTGTGTGCTTGAAAACATTAGTCAGGCCATTATGCAGGCCTACCCTAAAATTACCAAAGACAGAATAAAAGGCCATTGTGATATTGCTCCAGAGCGAAAAACCGACCCAGGCGAAAGTTTTGATTGGGTGCGTTATAAAAGCGCGTTAAACTCTTGA
- the pdhR gene encoding pyruvate dehydrogenase complex transcriptional repressor PdhR, producing the protein MEQIEDMIVEGTLAPGEKLLPERQLAAQFSVSRPSLREAIQKLEAKGLVIRKQGGGTFVTDKLLSGMSDPLFELLAQKGEGQFDLLEFRHGIEGMAAYYAAMRGTKADFKLIKEKFEAISEAQIDRPNMGNSYADEAHAIFEFYLSICQASHNAVLLHLARAMSSVLIDNIEKNLKMLYKRPEVPNRISHYRAKLLESIISGEPNKAWGASHKNLAYIEEVMLNMAEEDTRVTRSLRRLQTL; encoded by the coding sequence ATGGAACAAATAGAAGACATGATCGTAGAAGGTACTCTGGCACCGGGAGAAAAATTACTACCGGAACGTCAGCTGGCGGCTCAATTTTCGGTTTCCCGCCCTTCGCTACGTGAAGCAATTCAAAAATTAGAAGCTAAAGGCTTAGTGATCAGAAAACAAGGTGGTGGCACCTTTGTCACCGACAAGTTACTTAGCGGTATGTCAGATCCTTTATTTGAATTATTAGCACAAAAAGGCGAAGGTCAGTTTGACTTGCTTGAGTTTCGTCATGGTATTGAAGGCATGGCTGCCTACTATGCGGCTATGCGTGGTACTAAGGCTGACTTTAAATTAATTAAAGAAAAGTTTGAGGCGATTTCTGAAGCTCAAATCGATAGACCGAATATGGGCAACTCTTATGCCGACGAAGCGCATGCCATTTTTGAGTTCTATTTGTCTATTTGTCAAGCTTCCCACAATGCCGTGTTACTGCATTTAGCTCGAGCGATGAGCTCAGTCTTAATCGATAACATCGAAAAAAACTTAAAGATGTTATACAAGCGTCCTGAAGTGCCTAATCGAATCAGTCACTATCGAGCCAAACTGCTGGAAAGCATTATCAGTGGTGAGCCCAATAAAGCGTGGGGAGCCAGTCATAAAAACTTGGCATACATTGAAGAAGTTATGCTGAATATGGCCGAAGAAGATACTCGAGTAACGCGCTCACTGCGCCGACTTCAGACCTTGTAA
- the ampE gene encoding regulatory signaling modulator protein AmpE, with translation MSLISLLLSLGGERVLSASQWQFKTYFTSYLKFAFGFVSKDEIGKSHLNVALLAVLPSLLVWSILWFVEETIIEFVLITLGLIVCFGCAMARQGYKDFLNAAMRGDEVAVAHHQMALQQDQAGEQESFGQTLVWFNYQYYMAIILIFIFLGLPAVVFYRGLLFIAHYQFDNDADEQALFSQSAIQYSRDILLYIDFIPTRFVAFGYMLVGHFSKASTVWLEGLLDFGQSPRQYLTRVAKTSEDLSVDQSDLTSEATLLVQLAKRNLLLLLAATAFMTIAGVLP, from the coding sequence ATGAGTTTAATTAGCTTGTTACTTTCTTTGGGTGGCGAAAGAGTGTTGTCAGCCAGTCAATGGCAATTTAAAACCTATTTTACCTCCTACCTTAAGTTCGCTTTTGGTTTTGTTTCCAAGGATGAAATCGGGAAAAGTCATTTAAATGTCGCATTATTGGCGGTCTTACCTTCGTTATTGGTGTGGAGTATTCTATGGTTTGTGGAAGAAACCATCATTGAGTTTGTGCTTATAACCCTAGGATTAATTGTTTGTTTTGGCTGTGCAATGGCAAGACAAGGGTATAAAGATTTTCTTAATGCAGCGATGCGCGGTGATGAAGTGGCTGTCGCTCATCACCAAATGGCATTGCAACAAGATCAAGCCGGTGAGCAAGAAAGCTTTGGTCAAACCCTGGTGTGGTTTAATTACCAATATTACATGGCCATTATTTTAATTTTTATTTTTTTAGGCTTACCTGCCGTGGTGTTTTATCGGGGTTTATTATTTATTGCACATTACCAATTTGATAATGATGCAGATGAACAAGCCTTGTTCAGCCAATCGGCCATTCAATATAGTCGAGATATCTTGCTGTATATTGACTTTATTCCAACCCGTTTTGTGGCTTTTGGTTATATGTTAGTAGGGCACTTTTCAAAAGCATCGACAGTGTGGTTAGAAGGGTTGTTAGATTTTGGTCAAAGCCCTCGACAGTATTTAACTCGGGTGGCAAAAACCTCAGAAGATTTATCCGTTGATCAGAGCGATCTTACCAGTGAAGCGACCTTGTTGGTTCAATTAGCCAAACGCAACTTACTCTTGCTGTTAGCTGCGACGGCGTTTATGACCATCGCAGGTGTGCTGCCATAA